The Pirellulales bacterium sequence ACGTCGAGCCGCTGACCACGACCCAAAATGCGCCGTTCTCCAAGGCTGAAACGAGCATGATCGGGTAGAGGAAAAGTCCGACGAGGCCGCCGGCGACACTTGCCCAGGGGCCGCCGACCAGCGGCAGCAATACCAGGTAAGCACCGAAGCCGAGAGCCCCGGCCCCCGCCATGGGAAAGAGGACGTCCAGCGCCCGGGCCATGGCTTCGGGAAATTCGGTATCGTGCCAATCGGCAACGTCATCGTTGCCGGACGCCGTATCGCGAATGATGGCCACGACGCAGCCGGATCCGTAGGCGAGCATCAATAACCAAGAGATAGCGGCCAGCGCGATGGTAAAGGCGACCTTTATCGCCGCGCCTATGTTGCCCAGCGCGTTGCCGCCGGCGGCCATTTCGGCAATCACGCCAACCCCGTAAGCGGCCACACCGTTGGCAAACACCGCGAACAGTGTCAGCGTCATCCAGCGACTGACGGTTTCTGGATACCAGGGAAACGAAAAAATGCCGGTCCAGTACCACAATGATGGGGCCGGCGGTGGCAATGGCTCGGGCTCTAGAATAGGCTCAGCGCGTGGCGTCGTCGGCACGAGCGCGGCCAGGGGATTCTCCGGCGGCGGCGCGTCCAAGTTGTATTCGCCCGCCGGCGCGAGCTTTTTCGGCGGCGGCGCTTCGACCGGCGCGACGACCAGCACAGGCTTAAAGCAATCCGGGCAGCGTACGTGCTTGCCGATCAATTCGGCACGCGGATACAAAAGCGCGTGGCAGGTACCGCATTTCACTTTTACGAGCTGGGGCTGCTCGACCGGTTGATCGTCTCCGCTCAAGCGATACTCGTTCTCGCCCGGCGGATGCGTAGTAGCGCGAGCTTGCTGGGGCGTTTGTTCGACGACGGGCACCGCTGCGCCACACTCGGGGCAGCGGACCCTTTTGCCGATTAGTTCCCGGCGCGGATGCATTTGCGTCCCGCAGGTCGGACAGACCACGAGCACGCTGGCCTCAACGGGGTTGCCCTGTTCCATGTCCGACACGCTGGTGGCGAAGTGAGAAGTGCTTGTCGTCCGGATCTCGGCCGGTCGATCAGTTCCACGCCGGTCGAGCCTCGCTCGTTTGATCGATCGGCATCTATTCATCATCGCCGGTCGTGGGCGAGAATTCCAGGACTACCGTGAACGGGTCTGGCTAGTCGTTGCGGTATGGGGCGTGAACGGCCCGTTTCCGGGCAGCGACTTGGCCGGTTGCGATCGATATAATTACTGGTTCGCACAAAAATATTCTGGTCCTTACTTTCCCTGGAATTGCACGCCATGAGTGACGCATATCTGTTGGCCGGTTGTCGCACGCCGGTCGGAAAACTGTTGGGAAGTCTGGCCAGCGTGCCGGCACCAAAACTTGGGGCGATCGCCGTGGCCGAGGCTGTGCGCCGTTCGGGCCTGCCGGCCGACCGTATCGAGGAAGTCATCATGGGGTGCGTTCTGCCGGCCGGTCTGGGACAGGCTCCCGCCCGCCAGGCGGCACTCGGCGCGGGCTTACCAAACACGGTGGGCGCGTTGACGATCAATAAAGTGTGTGGCTCGGGGCTGAAAGCCGTGGCATTGGCCGCGCAAGCAATTCGCGCCGGCGATGCACAATGCATCGTGGCCGGCGGCATGGAGAGCATGACTCGCGCGCCGTTCCTGATGACCGGCGTCCGCGAGGGTTGGAAATTTGGATCGCAGCAAGTTCTCGATTCGATGCAGCACGACGGATTGTGGTGTGCATTCGAGAATGTGGCGATGGGAGTCGAGGCCGACTATATCGCCGCCAGCCGCGGCGTGAGCCGGCACGATCAGGATCAATTTGCCGTCGACAGTCACCGCCGCGCGGTCGAGGCTGCCGCGGCCGGCAAGTTTGCCGAGGAAATCACGCCCGTCGTAATTGCCGGACGCAAAGGAGACGTTCGCATCGATCAGGACGAGGGGCCGCGCGGTGACACGTCGCTGGATGTCCTGTCGCGCTTGCGTCCGTCGTTCGGCGCGGACGGCACGGTCACTGCCGGCAATGCCTCGCAGATTAGCGATGGCGCTGCAGCGCTGGTCGTGGCGAGTGCCGAGGTCGCGC is a genomic window containing:
- a CDS encoding acetyl-CoA C-acetyltransferase, encoding MSDAYLLAGCRTPVGKLLGSLASVPAPKLGAIAVAEAVRRSGLPADRIEEVIMGCVLPAGLGQAPARQAALGAGLPNTVGALTINKVCGSGLKAVALAAQAIRAGDAQCIVAGGMESMTRAPFLMTGVREGWKFGSQQVLDSMQHDGLWCAFENVAMGVEADYIAASRGVSRHDQDQFAVDSHRRAVEAAAAGKFAEEITPVVIAGRKGDVRIDQDEGPRGDTSLDVLSRLRPSFGADGTVTAGNASQISDGAAALVVASAEVARQVRSPIKARIVAAATSGVAPKDIFIAPVTAVEKVLEKAKMTLADIDLVELNEAFAAQCLACMRPLDLGPAKTNVNGGAIALGHPIGASGARVLVTLLYALADRGLKRGLASLCLGGGNAVAMIVERE